One [Clostridium] saccharolyticum WM1 DNA segment encodes these proteins:
- the trkA gene encoding Trk system potassium transporter TrkA, whose product MKIIIVGCGKVGATLAEQLNNEHHDIMLIDKNANVINSMTERIDVMGVVGNGAVYKVQMEAGIQETDLLIATTNSDELNMLCCLIAKKAGNCHTIARIRNPEYDSEIRYIREELGLSMAINPEMAAAMEIARLLRFPSAIKIDTFAKGRIDILKFLVQEQSILHNMKVREVLSRLHCNVLICAIEHGSDVLIPSGESVMMAGDKISFIASPSEANKFFKQAGIDNNAVKTAMLVGGGKITYYVAKLLENTKISVKILEQNVERCNELSELLPRVMVIHGDASDQELLLQEGIGQTDAFASLTGFDEENIMLSLYAASQSKAKLITKVNRIAFENVIDSMNLGSVIYPKLITADTILQYVRAMQNSMGSNVETLYKIVADRAEALEFRVAKEPSIVGIPLEKLALKNNLLVACIIRRGRLISPRGKDTMEEGDRVIVVTTVTGLNDLKDILR is encoded by the coding sequence ATGAAAATCATTATAGTGGGTTGCGGTAAGGTAGGAGCAACTCTGGCAGAACAGTTGAACAATGAACACCATGATATCATGCTCATTGATAAAAACGCCAATGTAATTAACTCTATGACAGAGAGAATTGATGTTATGGGTGTGGTGGGAAATGGGGCAGTTTATAAGGTGCAGATGGAGGCGGGAATTCAGGAAACCGATCTTTTGATTGCAACAACCAATTCTGACGAGCTGAACATGCTTTGCTGTCTGATCGCTAAGAAAGCCGGAAACTGCCATACTATTGCCAGAATCCGCAATCCGGAATATGATTCTGAAATCAGATATATCAGGGAGGAGCTTGGTCTTTCCATGGCCATTAACCCAGAAATGGCTGCTGCCATGGAAATAGCCAGGCTGCTTCGTTTTCCGTCTGCAATCAAAATTGATACCTTTGCCAAGGGCAGAATTGATATATTAAAGTTCCTTGTGCAGGAACAATCCATACTTCATAATATGAAGGTACGGGAAGTGCTGTCCAGGCTTCACTGCAATGTGCTGATCTGCGCCATTGAACACGGCAGTGATGTTTTAATTCCAAGCGGAGAATCTGTTATGATGGCGGGAGATAAAATTTCTTTTATTGCATCTCCTTCGGAAGCCAACAAGTTCTTTAAGCAGGCAGGGATTGATAACAATGCGGTGAAAACAGCCATGCTGGTAGGTGGAGGTAAAATTACATATTACGTGGCGAAACTACTGGAAAATACAAAGATCAGCGTAAAGATTCTGGAGCAGAACGTGGAACGCTGCAATGAACTGAGCGAGCTGCTGCCCAGAGTCATGGTCATTCACGGAGATGCTTCTGACCAGGAACTGCTGCTTCAGGAGGGCATCGGACAGACCGATGCCTTTGCGTCTCTCACCGGCTTTGATGAGGAAAATATTATGCTTTCTCTTTATGCGGCTAGCCAGTCCAAGGCTAAGCTGATCACTAAGGTGAACCGGATCGCCTTTGAAAATGTCATTGATTCCATGAATTTGGGCAGTGTGATCTACCCTAAGCTCATTACGGCTGACACCATTCTCCAATATGTCCGAGCCATGCAAAATTCTATGGGGAGCAATGTGGAAACACTGTATAAGATTGTGGCGGACCGCGCGGAAGCCTTGGAATTCCGTGTGGCTAAAGAGCCATCCATCGTAGGAATCCCATTGGAAAAGCTTGCGCTTAAGAATAATCTTCTGGTGGCCTGTATCATCCGAAGGGGGCGTCTCATCAGCCCGCGGGGGAAGGATACTATGGAAGAGGGAGACCGGGTAATCGTTGTCACTACAGTGACCGGGCTCAATGACTTAAAAGATATACTAAGGTAG
- a CDS encoding TrkH family potassium uptake protein, with amino-acid sequence MNKKVIIYVMGWILNIEAIFMLLPCIAALIYKETSGYWFLVVMAACGAIGLIFTHRKPENMVFYAKEGFVSVALSWIVLSFFGALPFYLSGEIPEFEDAMFEVISGFTTTGASVLPDVESLSKCMIMWRSFTHWIGGMGVLVFILSILPLAGGYNMYIMKAESPGPSVGKLVPKVRATAKILYKIYLFMTALEVILLMLGGMPFFDSLAISFGTAGTGGFGIKNNSMAFYESYYLQGIVTVFMVLFGINFNVYHLFLTRHPKEALHSEEARAYLGIIAASVLLITINIRGGFGSLFSAFHHAAFQVASIITTTGYSTVDFDLWPEFSKGILVALMFVGACAGSTGGGFKVSRIVILLKALKKELGTLIHPRSVKILKLEGKPIEHHVLRSINTFLGAYIAIFTASVLLVSLDNFDFTTNFTAVAATFNNIGPGLAGAGPSQNFSHFSPFSKYVMMFDMLAGRLEVFPMLLIFAPSTWKDS; translated from the coding sequence ATGAATAAAAAAGTTATTATCTATGTGATGGGCTGGATTTTAAATATTGAAGCAATTTTTATGCTCCTGCCGTGTATTGCTGCACTGATTTACAAAGAAACCAGCGGTTATTGGTTTCTGGTGGTCATGGCAGCCTGCGGAGCCATCGGGCTCATTTTTACCCATAGAAAACCGGAAAACATGGTTTTCTATGCAAAAGAAGGCTTTGTATCCGTTGCGCTGAGCTGGATCGTCTTAAGCTTTTTTGGGGCATTGCCCTTTTACCTCAGCGGGGAGATTCCTGAATTTGAAGATGCCATGTTTGAGGTCATTTCCGGTTTTACCACGACTGGAGCAAGTGTTTTGCCGGATGTGGAATCACTTTCCAAGTGTATGATCATGTGGCGGAGTTTTACCCACTGGATCGGCGGTATGGGAGTTCTGGTGTTTATCTTATCCATCCTTCCTCTTGCCGGTGGCTATAATATGTACATTATGAAGGCGGAAAGCCCAGGTCCTTCCGTAGGAAAGCTGGTACCAAAGGTGCGGGCCACCGCTAAGATCCTTTATAAAATTTATTTGTTCATGACTGCTCTGGAAGTTATTCTCCTGATGCTTGGAGGTATGCCTTTTTTTGACTCCCTTGCAATTAGTTTCGGAACCGCCGGCACAGGCGGATTCGGGATCAAAAATAACAGCATGGCTTTTTATGAAAGCTATTATTTACAGGGGATTGTTACTGTTTTCATGGTTTTATTCGGAATAAACTTTAATGTATATCACCTGTTTTTGACCCGGCACCCAAAGGAAGCTTTGCATAGCGAAGAGGCCAGGGCTTATCTTGGAATCATTGCAGCGTCTGTTTTACTTATAACAATAAATATCCGCGGCGGATTTGGTAGCCTTTTTTCTGCTTTCCACCATGCGGCATTCCAGGTGGCCTCAATCATTACTACAACCGGATATTCCACCGTTGATTTTGATTTATGGCCGGAATTTTCAAAGGGAATTCTGGTTGCTCTCATGTTTGTGGGGGCATGTGCCGGGAGTACCGGAGGAGGCTTTAAAGTATCACGAATAGTTATCCTGTTAAAGGCTTTAAAAAAAGAGCTGGGGACCTTAATCCATCCCAGAAGCGTTAAGATTTTAAAGCTGGAAGGTAAACCCATTGAGCATCATGTACTCCGGTCCATCAATACGTTTTTAGGTGCCTATATCGCAATTTTTACGGCTTCTGTTCTGCTTGTCAGTTTGGATAATTTTGATTTCACCACGAATTTTACTGCTGTTGCCGCCACCTTTAACAACATCGGACCAGGACTGGCAGGAGCCGGTCCTTCCCAAAACTTTTCCCACTTTTCTCCTTTTTCCAAATATGTTATGATGTTTGACATGCTGGCAGGGCGTTTGGAAGTATTCCCAATGCTGCTGATCTTTGCGCCCTCCACCTGGAAAGACAGTTGA
- the rplU gene encoding 50S ribosomal protein L21: MYAIIATGGKQYKVAEGDIIKVEKLGVDAGKAVTFDQVLVVNNGELAVGCPTVAGATVTGTVVKEGRAKKVIVYKYKRKSGYHKKNGHRQSYTQVKIEKINA; the protein is encoded by the coding sequence ATGTACGCGATTATTGCAACAGGTGGTAAGCAGTACAAAGTAGCGGAAGGCGATATCATTAAAGTGGAAAAGCTTGGTGTGGACGCTGGCAAAGCTGTCACATTTGACCAGGTGCTTGTTGTAAACAATGGTGAATTAGCAGTTGGCTGCCCGACCGTAGCAGGTGCGACCGTAACAGGTACAGTTGTGAAGGAAGGCAGAGCTAAGAAGGTTATTGTTTACAAGTATAAGAGAAAATCCGGATACCATAAGAAAAATGGTCACAGACAGTCTTATACTCAGGTTAAGATCGAAAAGATCAATGCTTAA